The Lichenihabitans psoromatis genome contains a region encoding:
- a CDS encoding ABC transporter ATP-binding protein, which translates to MADPVVELDDVHVSLGRGAARVHILRGVSLSIPRGQAVGLTGPSGSGKSTLLMVLAGLERAQSGTVTIDGTVLNRMDEDALARFRGARIGIVFQSFHLIPTMTALENVAVPLELAGDPKAFDKARAELASVGLGERFSHYPAQLSGGEQQRVALARALAPNPSIIVADEPTGNLDDATGQSIIDLMFATRRDRNATLILVTHDTDLAARCDRSIRLRSGLIEPQATQSADAATRVAAQ; encoded by the coding sequence ATGGCGGACCCGGTCGTTGAACTCGATGACGTCCATGTAAGTCTCGGACGCGGAGCCGCCAGGGTTCATATCCTCAGGGGCGTGAGCCTGAGCATCCCGCGCGGCCAAGCCGTGGGCCTCACCGGCCCGTCCGGTTCGGGCAAATCCACGCTGCTGATGGTGCTGGCGGGGCTTGAGCGCGCCCAATCCGGAACCGTGACGATCGACGGCACCGTTCTCAACCGCATGGACGAGGATGCACTAGCCCGGTTTCGTGGCGCGCGGATCGGCATCGTGTTCCAATCGTTCCACCTGATCCCGACCATGACGGCGCTCGAAAACGTCGCCGTGCCGCTCGAACTCGCCGGCGATCCCAAAGCTTTCGACAAGGCGCGCGCCGAACTCGCGTCGGTGGGGCTCGGCGAGAGGTTCTCGCATTATCCGGCGCAACTCTCCGGCGGCGAGCAGCAGCGTGTCGCGTTGGCTCGCGCCCTCGCGCCGAACCCCTCCATCATCGTGGCGGACGAGCCGACCGGCAATCTCGACGATGCGACGGGACAGTCGATCATCGATCTGATGTTCGCGACCCGCCGCGATCGCAATGCCACGCTGATCCTCGTGACCCACGACACCGACCTCGCGGCGCGCTGCGATCGCTCGATCCGCCTGCGTTCGGGCCTGATCGAGCCTCAGGCGACCCAGTCGGCAGATGCGGCGACACGCGTTGCGGCCCAATGA
- a CDS encoding HAD hydrolase family protein, whose amino-acid sequence MHERKSSRWESDRMAYFLALATDYDGTIAHDGVLDGATVTALETLKQAGRRLIMVTGRELPDLERVCPRLDLFDRVVAENGALLYTPATKDKRPLGPPPPPEFVERLRSLSIQPLSVGEVIVATWEPNEGAVLEAIRDLGLDLQIIFNKGAVMVLPSGINKASGLGAALEDLGLSAHNVVATGDAENDLAFMRTCGCAVAVGNALPAVKDAADVVTAAARGAGVAEVIATWLSDEAALIDAAILRHSVRIGETPGDKRDILLRPDRGSVLITGTSGGGKSTLATALLEHLSDAGFQLCLFDPEGDYGQFGDVVTFGDAKTVVTPEPVLDAVRKLGNNVCVNLLASSVEDRPQIFASLFPPVLDIHAKYGRPHWVLVDEAHHMLPRTEDAGDGLNLREHIPAIFVTVHPDTLAKQVLRNIGIVLCIGRDSAGLIDSLSKVLGRPCPPMPDRTPDRGEAYYWECRTDNPPLLVRVDQPRNAMKRHTRKYAEGTLGEDRSFFFRGQHAALNLRAQNLMLFLQIGEGVDEETYRHHLQHADFSTWMRSSIKDGDLADEVAGIEAHEGIAIPEARKLIRTAIEQRYTAPAEPAG is encoded by the coding sequence ATGCACGAGCGCAAGTCGTCGCGCTGGGAATCGGACCGTATGGCGTATTTTCTGGCTTTGGCGACGGACTACGACGGAACCATCGCGCATGACGGCGTGCTCGACGGCGCGACCGTTACGGCGCTTGAAACCCTGAAGCAGGCCGGTCGGCGCCTCATCATGGTGACGGGGCGGGAGTTGCCGGACCTTGAACGCGTCTGTCCACGCCTCGATCTCTTCGACCGGGTCGTCGCCGAGAACGGTGCCTTGCTGTACACACCGGCCACCAAGGACAAGCGGCCGCTCGGGCCGCCGCCCCCACCTGAATTCGTCGAGCGGCTGCGGAGCTTGTCGATCCAGCCGCTCTCGGTTGGCGAGGTGATCGTGGCGACCTGGGAGCCCAACGAGGGCGCGGTGCTCGAAGCGATCCGCGACCTCGGGCTCGATTTGCAGATCATCTTCAACAAGGGCGCCGTGATGGTGCTGCCGAGCGGCATCAACAAGGCGTCCGGCCTTGGCGCTGCGCTCGAGGATCTCGGCCTGTCGGCCCATAACGTCGTGGCGACCGGCGATGCCGAGAATGATCTGGCGTTCATGCGGACCTGTGGTTGCGCCGTGGCGGTCGGCAATGCGCTTCCGGCCGTGAAGGATGCGGCCGATGTGGTGACGGCTGCGGCACGGGGCGCCGGCGTCGCCGAAGTTATAGCCACCTGGCTCAGCGACGAGGCTGCCCTGATCGATGCGGCAATTCTGCGCCATTCGGTTCGGATTGGCGAAACACCGGGCGATAAGCGGGATATCCTGCTGCGCCCCGACCGAGGCAGCGTCCTCATCACCGGCACCTCGGGCGGCGGCAAGTCCACCCTCGCGACGGCTCTGCTCGAGCATCTGTCGGATGCGGGCTTTCAGCTTTGCCTGTTCGATCCGGAAGGCGATTACGGCCAGTTTGGTGACGTCGTCACCTTCGGCGACGCGAAGACGGTCGTGACGCCCGAGCCTGTCCTCGATGCGGTCCGGAAGCTCGGCAACAACGTCTGCGTCAATCTGTTGGCATCCAGCGTCGAGGATCGTCCGCAGATCTTCGCCAGCCTGTTTCCACCGGTCCTCGACATCCATGCGAAATATGGCCGGCCGCATTGGGTGCTGGTCGACGAGGCGCATCACATGCTCCCCCGCACCGAAGATGCGGGGGACGGGCTGAACCTGCGCGAGCACATCCCCGCGATTTTCGTCACCGTGCATCCAGACACATTGGCCAAGCAGGTGCTGCGCAACATCGGCATCGTGCTCTGCATCGGTCGGGACAGCGCCGGGCTGATCGACAGCCTCAGTAAGGTTCTCGGGCGGCCATGCCCGCCGATGCCCGACCGCACGCCCGACAGGGGCGAGGCTTATTACTGGGAATGCCGCACCGACAACCCTCCACTTCTGGTCCGCGTCGACCAACCCCGCAACGCGATGAAGCGCCATACGCGGAAATACGCGGAAGGCACGCTCGGCGAAGATCGTAGTTTTTTCTTCCGCGGCCAGCATGCGGCGCTCAATCTGAGGGCGCAGAACTTGATGCTGTTTCTGCAGATCGGCGAAGGTGTCGACGAGGAGACCTATCGTCATCACCTGCAGCACGCGGATTTTTCGACCTGGATGCGAAGCTCGAT
- a CDS encoding glutamine amidotransferase, whose product MLIILHQPTSTPGRIGRLLRGLGYRLDIRRPVLGDPLPDTMKHHAGAIIFGGPMSANDPDPFIRTEIDWIKVPLRENAPFLGVCLGAQMLASHLGQRIYPHPEGRVEIGYYPITPTPAAEAMFGGAFPRRVYQWHNEGFDKPAGATLLATGLDFECQAFCHGPAFAVQFHPEVTYAMMCKWTVMAAHRLTDLGARPARVHLEGWFQYDAAVARWSEAFLRSWVSGGRVPALPDRAMHAEHAFAADPDDGSVLIP is encoded by the coding sequence GTGCTGATCATCCTGCATCAGCCAACATCCACGCCTGGCCGGATCGGCCGCTTGTTGCGCGGGCTGGGCTATCGGTTGGACATCCGCCGACCTGTTCTCGGAGATCCGCTCCCCGACACGATGAAACACCATGCTGGAGCGATTATCTTCGGCGGCCCGATGAGCGCCAATGATCCGGACCCCTTTATCCGAACCGAGATCGACTGGATCAAGGTTCCGCTGCGCGAGAATGCGCCCTTTCTCGGCGTATGCCTCGGCGCGCAGATGCTTGCGTCCCACCTCGGCCAACGGATTTATCCCCATCCGGAGGGGCGCGTCGAGATCGGATATTACCCGATCACGCCGACACCGGCAGCCGAGGCGATGTTTGGCGGCGCCTTCCCGCGGCGTGTCTACCAATGGCACAACGAAGGCTTCGACAAACCAGCCGGGGCAACACTGCTGGCGACCGGGCTCGATTTCGAATGCCAAGCGTTCTGCCACGGCCCTGCCTTCGCGGTGCAGTTTCACCCGGAGGTCACCTACGCGATGATGTGCAAGTGGACCGTGATGGCGGCGCATCGGCTGACCGATCTTGGGGCACGCCCGGCCCGCGTGCATCTCGAGGGCTGGTTCCAATATGATGCGGCGGTGGCCCGCTGGTCCGAAGCATTTCTGCGCTCCTGGGTGTCGGGTGGGCGCGTTCCCGCACTCCCCGACCGGGCGATGCATGCGGAACATGCTTTTGCGGCGGACCCGGACGACGGCTCCGTGCTGATTCCCTAG
- a CDS encoding DUF3772 domain-containing protein: MQRSSLLLILSLLACLVSGFVASAQEGSAPAATPIARLDTAKNTLDQIEAALTRSNVSDAALQKLRNDIDPVATDLQAVVTELTPRAEAAKARLAQLGPKPDAKAAPESPDITADRVAQEKLYNDLDATLKRAKVLIVQSTQLETTVSSLRRGLFTRSVLAQSYSLLDPRLWIPVVSELPSDARAIGFLAQDWYAGVAAKIEPWQLAVVIALLVLIAAAYEPAQRIGRRVSARHTDTVGPSRLRKVSAALWVAFVTAVVPIMALMLIGALLIGFDLLNARLQGMASAFVRAVLIVAINVGLARGFLSPRRRNWRLPPISDNGAIRLYNLVIAVSSIVALTRFVEALNDTISVGLPTAIASRGLLTAAATGMILLTLERLGLGPSDASDKAPRAKTAGRDWSNPLRLLFWLLIAILVSALLTGFIAFAAFLVLQIAVVTAIGILLYMLLTLTDEGIETGFLPNHRLGRAMTQTLGLRRDSLDLIGILLSGAIRVVLITIAILLALAPWRIESGDMLSTVQAAFFGFSIGDVTISPSSIAIAIVLFLGGIGVTRAVQRWLEVKFLPHTRLDTGLQNSIKTSLGYLGFLVAVSLGLSQLGLSVERLAIVAGALSVGIGFGLQSIVNNFVSGLILLWERAIRVGDWVVVGDEQGYVRRINVRSTEIETFDRATVIVPNANLVSGVVKNWLRNDHVGRIRIPFTVGIAVDPEQIRDILIGAAKDHDHILSIPSPQVVFASIGEANMKLELMCFIEDVEMSQRITSDLLFEIHKGFMAIGIGVPAPPPVVTSPALDKLDAWLSAKVSEMPQKQRAAAND, translated from the coding sequence TTGCAACGTTCCTCCCTTCTGCTCATCCTGTCGCTCCTGGCGTGCCTCGTTTCGGGGTTCGTCGCGTCGGCTCAGGAAGGGTCGGCGCCGGCCGCAACACCCATCGCGCGTCTCGATACGGCTAAGAATACGCTCGACCAGATCGAAGCGGCTCTGACGCGCAGCAATGTGTCCGATGCCGCGTTGCAGAAGCTGCGAAACGATATCGACCCTGTCGCGACGGATCTTCAGGCGGTCGTGACGGAATTGACCCCGCGCGCCGAAGCCGCCAAAGCGCGCTTGGCTCAGCTTGGTCCCAAGCCCGACGCCAAAGCGGCGCCCGAGTCGCCGGACATTACGGCCGACCGGGTCGCGCAGGAAAAGCTCTACAACGACCTCGACGCGACCCTGAAACGCGCCAAAGTTCTGATCGTCCAGAGCACGCAGCTCGAAACGACGGTGAGTTCGCTGCGTCGTGGCCTGTTCACGCGGTCGGTGCTGGCCCAATCCTACAGCTTGCTCGATCCACGATTGTGGATTCCGGTCGTCTCGGAATTGCCGTCCGATGCCCGCGCGATCGGATTTCTGGCGCAGGATTGGTATGCCGGCGTCGCCGCAAAGATCGAGCCTTGGCAACTCGCCGTGGTGATTGCCCTTTTGGTCTTGATCGCGGCGGCTTACGAACCGGCCCAGCGGATCGGACGACGCGTGTCGGCGCGTCACACCGATACGGTCGGCCCCTCACGCCTGCGGAAGGTTTCGGCGGCGCTCTGGGTGGCGTTCGTGACCGCCGTCGTCCCGATCATGGCTCTGATGTTGATCGGGGCTTTGCTGATCGGCTTTGATCTTCTGAACGCGCGGCTGCAAGGAATGGCATCGGCCTTCGTCCGCGCCGTGCTGATCGTCGCCATCAATGTGGGGCTCGCGAGAGGTTTCCTGTCGCCACGCCGTCGCAACTGGCGCCTGCCGCCGATCAGCGACAATGGCGCCATCCGCCTCTACAATCTCGTCATCGCCGTCAGTTCGATTGTGGCTCTGACGCGTTTCGTCGAAGCCCTCAACGACACGATCTCGGTCGGCCTCCCGACCGCCATCGCGTCGCGCGGGCTCCTGACCGCCGCGGCGACCGGCATGATCCTGCTGACCTTGGAGCGGCTTGGGCTCGGGCCAAGCGATGCGTCCGATAAGGCGCCGCGGGCGAAGACGGCCGGACGCGATTGGTCCAATCCGCTGCGCCTGCTGTTCTGGCTGTTAATTGCCATTCTGGTCTCGGCGCTGCTGACCGGGTTCATCGCTTTTGCGGCCTTTCTGGTCCTGCAGATTGCGGTCGTCACAGCGATCGGCATCCTGCTCTACATGTTGCTGACGCTGACCGACGAGGGGATCGAGACCGGGTTCCTGCCCAACCATCGGCTTGGGCGCGCCATGACGCAGACGCTCGGCTTACGGCGCGATTCGCTCGATCTGATCGGCATTTTGTTGAGCGGCGCTATTCGGGTCGTGCTGATCACGATCGCGATCCTGCTGGCTCTCGCGCCATGGCGGATTGAATCGGGCGACATGCTGTCGACCGTCCAGGCTGCTTTCTTCGGCTTCTCGATCGGCGACGTGACGATCTCGCCATCCTCGATCGCCATCGCGATCGTGCTGTTTCTCGGCGGCATCGGCGTCACCCGCGCCGTTCAACGCTGGCTCGAGGTCAAGTTCCTGCCGCACACGCGGCTCGACACCGGGCTGCAGAATTCGATCAAGACGAGTCTCGGCTATCTCGGCTTCCTGGTGGCGGTGTCGCTCGGGCTCAGCCAACTCGGTTTGAGTGTCGAGCGACTCGCGATCGTCGCCGGCGCCTTGTCGGTCGGTATTGGTTTCGGCTTGCAGTCGATCGTAAACAACTTCGTGTCCGGCCTGATCCTCCTGTGGGAGCGGGCGATCCGCGTTGGCGATTGGGTGGTGGTGGGCGACGAGCAAGGCTATGTGCGGCGCATCAACGTGCGGTCGACCGAGATCGAGACCTTCGATCGCGCGACCGTGATTGTCCCAAACGCCAATCTGGTGAGCGGCGTCGTCAAGAACTGGTTGCGGAACGACCATGTTGGCCGGATCAGAATTCCATTCACAGTCGGTATCGCGGTCGACCCCGAGCAGATCCGCGACATCCTGATCGGAGCCGCGAAAGACCACGATCATATTTTGTCCATTCCGTCACCGCAGGTGGTGTTTGCGTCGATCGGCGAAGCCAATATGAAGCTTGAGCTCATGTGCTTCATCGAGGATGTCGAGATGTCGCAGCGGATCACGAGCGATCTGCTTTTCGAGATCCACAAAGGCTTTATGGCAATCGGCATCGGAGTGCCCGCACCGCCTCCGGTGGTCACCAGTCCGGCGCTCGACAAGCTCGATGCTTGGCTCTCGGCCAAGGTCAGCGAGATGCCGCAGAAGCAACGGGCCGCCGCCAACGACTGA
- a CDS encoding arylesterase: MRAFVVLLVSGAASAHPSTAEAAGRPVQVVALGDSLSAGYMLPADAAFPAVLQKALQARGLDVTVANAGVSGDTAEGGLQRLDWSVPDGTDAVILELGANNMLRGLSAATTKQTLDTIITRLQARGIKVLLTGMMALPSLGKQYGDEFQAIYPALAQQHGVPLYPFFLNGVAQNPQLKLADGLHPNEAGVAVLVQNILPSVEALVVSVAPKG, from the coding sequence CTGCGCGCGTTTGTCGTGCTCCTCGTTTCTGGTGCGGCTTCCGCGCATCCCTCGACCGCGGAGGCGGCAGGACGGCCCGTGCAGGTGGTGGCGCTCGGCGATAGCCTCTCGGCTGGATACATGTTGCCGGCCGATGCGGCTTTTCCAGCCGTCCTGCAAAAAGCGCTGCAGGCGCGCGGCCTCGACGTGACGGTCGCCAATGCCGGGGTGTCGGGCGATACGGCGGAGGGCGGCCTGCAGCGGCTCGACTGGTCGGTGCCGGATGGCACCGATGCCGTGATCCTGGAACTCGGGGCCAACAACATGCTGCGCGGCCTCAGCGCGGCCACGACCAAGCAGACGCTCGACACGATCATCACCCGCCTCCAAGCGCGGGGAATAAAAGTGTTGCTCACCGGAATGATGGCTCTCCCAAGCCTCGGGAAGCAATATGGCGATGAGTTTCAAGCCATCTATCCGGCCTTGGCGCAACAACACGGGGTTCCGCTCTATCCGTTTTTCCTCAACGGCGTCGCGCAAAACCCGCAGCTCAAGCTCGCCGATGGTCTCCATCCCAACGAGGCGGGCGTCGCCGTGCTGGTGCAAAACATTCTGCCCAGCGTCGAAGCGCTGGTCGTTTCGGTTGCGCCAAAAGGGTGA